A region of Candidatus Liberibacter africanus PTSAPSY DNA encodes the following proteins:
- a CDS encoding TIGR00282 family metallophosphoesterase, with product MRLLFLGDIVGKTGRSIVYETLPRLIKDFKLDFVIANGENSAGGFGITEKIFFEMMEIGIDVVTTGNHTWDKKEALVFSQRHPQLLRPANYPLDTPGNGSGLYQTKNGANILVANIMGRVFMNPLLDDPFKTSDKILETCPLKEQADVIVFDFHAETTSEKQCFAHFVDGRASLVVGTHTHIPTADAQILDGGTGYISDLGMCGDYNSSIGLDKEEPINRFVTQIPRNRFVVANGPSTLCGICADISNVTGLTTKICPIRIGPRLQEIRPNFWT from the coding sequence ATGAGACTTTTATTCCTTGGTGACATAGTTGGGAAAACAGGTAGATCAATTGTATACGAAACACTACCACGCTTAATTAAAGATTTTAAACTTGATTTCGTAATAGCTAATGGAGAAAACAGCGCTGGCGGCTTTGGCATTACAGAAAAAATATTTTTTGAAATGATGGAAATTGGAATAGATGTAGTAACCACAGGAAACCATACTTGGGATAAAAAAGAGGCACTTGTATTTTCTCAACGTCACCCTCAATTACTACGACCGGCAAATTATCCTCTTGACACTCCAGGGAATGGATCAGGATTGTATCAAACTAAAAATGGAGCAAATATCTTAGTCGCTAATATCATGGGAAGAGTTTTTATGAATCCTCTATTGGATGACCCATTTAAAACCTCTGATAAAATTTTAGAAACGTGCCCCTTAAAAGAACAAGCAGATGTTATAGTTTTTGATTTTCATGCCGAAACAACGAGTGAAAAACAATGTTTTGCACATTTTGTCGATGGTCGTGCTAGCCTTGTAGTGGGCACTCACACACACATTCCTACTGCCGACGCACAGATTCTTGATGGAGGAACTGGTTATATATCCGATCTCGGAATGTGTGGAGACTATAATTCATCCATTGGCTTGGATAAAGAAGAGCCTATTAATCGTTTTGTCACACAAATTCCACGTAATCGTTTTGTGGTTGCAAATGGACCCTCAACATTATGTGGCATTTGTGCTGATATTTCCAATGTAACTGGGCTTACTACAAAAATTTGCCCTATACGCATTGGCCCTAGACTGCAGGAAATACGTCCAAACTTTTGGACATAG
- the sbcB gene encoding exodeoxyribonuclease I: MIFNNCFVIYDYETFGKNPALDRPAQFAGVRVDHQWEKIESKESFFCKPTDDYLVDPESVLITGITPQKALRDGILEAEFAQRIHQFFSEPNTCIVGYNNIRFDDEYSRNIFYRNFYDPYGWSWKNGNSRWDLLDVIRAIHDFSPAGIKWPCRNDGAPSFKLQDLVLANGIEYVNAHDAEADVYATLALAKLVRRKKPKLFQYLYDHRDKNILRKLVDIQNMVPLVHVSGMFGNLLGNTALIAPIAWHPNYKDQLISCNLSGDMRVFQNYDSDNLAKKLFTSRDKSNSSVSIPIKLVHLNRCPILVSVDYFSEKHFKRWGIDYNRCLDNLELLRQQTDLRDKVRSIFSTPFSTSQDVDAQLYDGFFGDKDRAIMNRILDTKPRELSTLDVQFMDQRLHELFFRYKARNYPDTLNNQEKKKWLKHRKNIFTQSRIEEYKHKIHDLKIIYKGDGQKEQLMSSLLEYLQWIISKD; this comes from the coding sequence ATGATTTTTAATAACTGCTTTGTAATATATGATTATGAAACATTTGGCAAAAATCCTGCATTGGATCGTCCTGCGCAGTTTGCTGGTGTGCGCGTTGATCACCAATGGGAAAAGATAGAGAGTAAAGAATCATTTTTTTGCAAACCTACTGATGATTATTTGGTGGATCCAGAATCAGTGTTGATTACGGGAATTACGCCACAAAAAGCATTGCGTGATGGTATTTTAGAAGCTGAGTTTGCTCAGCGCATTCATCAATTTTTTAGTGAACCTAATACTTGTATTGTGGGTTACAACAATATTCGATTTGATGATGAATATAGTCGTAATATTTTCTATCGTAATTTTTATGACCCATATGGTTGGAGTTGGAAAAATGGAAATTCTCGATGGGATTTATTGGATGTTATACGTGCCATTCATGATTTTTCTCCGGCGGGTATTAAATGGCCTTGTAGAAATGATGGTGCTCCTAGTTTTAAGCTTCAAGATTTGGTGCTTGCAAATGGCATTGAATATGTAAATGCACATGATGCAGAGGCAGATGTTTATGCTACTCTTGCGCTTGCTAAATTAGTACGTCGCAAAAAGCCTAAATTATTTCAGTATTTGTATGATCATCGTGATAAAAATATTCTGAGAAAATTGGTTGACATTCAGAACATGGTTCCATTAGTACATGTTTCAGGGATGTTTGGAAATCTTTTGGGAAATACTGCCTTGATTGCCCCTATAGCATGGCACCCTAATTATAAGGATCAATTAATCAGCTGTAACTTAAGTGGTGATATGAGAGTATTCCAGAATTATGATAGCGATAATCTGGCAAAAAAATTATTTACAAGCCGTGATAAATCAAATAGTTCAGTTTCTATTCCTATCAAATTAGTACATCTTAATAGATGTCCGATTCTTGTTTCTGTGGATTATTTCAGTGAAAAACATTTTAAGCGTTGGGGTATTGATTATAATCGCTGTTTAGACAATTTAGAATTATTGCGGCAACAAACTGATCTGCGAGATAAAGTCAGGTCGATATTTTCCACACCTTTTTCAACATCGCAAGACGTAGATGCTCAATTATACGATGGTTTTTTTGGAGATAAAGACCGAGCAATAATGAATCGTATCCTAGACACTAAACCAAGAGAATTATCGACATTAGATGTTCAATTTATGGATCAGCGATTACATGAATTATTCTTTCGCTATAAAGCTCGTAATTACCCCGATACATTAAATAATCAAGAGAAAAAAAAATGGTTAAAGCATCGTAAAAATATTTTTACTCAGTCTCGAATTGAAGAGTATAAACATAAAATACATGATCTCAAGATCATATATAAAGGAGATGGACAAAAAGAACAATTGATGAGCTCGTTGTTAGAATACCTCCAATGGATTATTTCAAAGGATTAA
- a CDS encoding 5-formyltetrahydrofolate cyclo-ligase, which yields MTLQEQKNLIRKEKKTMRDNLSYESRHEKSVALANIGAKEIPFKKGMKIAFFYPIHSEVNVNILIDKIKDREFSFCLPAITGNKMVFRQYENPKNLVKSSFGTLSPPSYYREINPDIILMPLLAFDSQGNRIGYGRGYYDRAIAGARLEGKNSYLVGVAFNIQETPCIRAESTDIRLHAILTESRFHQFSAEYTEKA from the coding sequence ATGACCTTACAAGAACAGAAGAACTTGATCCGCAAAGAAAAAAAAACCATGCGCGATAATCTTTCTTACGAATCCCGTCACGAGAAAAGCGTCGCTCTAGCTAATATCGGCGCGAAAGAAATTCCGTTTAAAAAAGGCATGAAAATCGCATTTTTTTATCCTATTCACTCAGAAGTTAATGTAAATATCCTAATCGACAAAATAAAGGACAGGGAATTCTCGTTTTGTCTCCCAGCAATTACGGGGAATAAAATGGTTTTTCGCCAATATGAAAATCCCAAAAATCTTGTAAAATCGTCCTTTGGCACTCTATCACCACCATCATATTATCGTGAAATTAATCCTGATATCATACTAATGCCACTCCTTGCGTTTGATTCTCAGGGAAATCGTATAGGATATGGAAGAGGATATTATGATCGTGCTATAGCTGGTGCACGACTTGAAGGGAAAAATTCTTATCTCGTGGGCGTTGCATTCAATATTCAGGAAACCCCATGCATTAGAGCGGAATCTACCGATATCCGTCTACATGCAATCTTGACAGAAAGTAGATTTCATCAATTTAGTGCGGAGTATACGGAGAAAGCATGA
- the tkt gene encoding transketolase, with the protein MANAVRFLSIDAIENVNSGHPGLPMGMADVITVLFTEFMTFDPKHPFWPNRDRFVLSAGHGSILYYSLLYLLGYQDITIDDIKRFRTIGSKAAGHPEYGFFSGVEATTGPLGQGIANAVGMAIAERKLRDEFGGLLIDHHTYVLVGDGCLMEGISQEAISLAGHLGLSKLIVLWDNNGISIDGSISFADSTDQHARFRASGWNTISVNGHDHQAVISALRESQKSDKPTMIACETIIGFGSPGKAGTNKVHGSALGPEETKATRKALNWDLDPFCIPDDIMQKWRLAGLRSSKSREDWQGRFYSVDRSVQKEFERRFSDELPDCFDNTFMNLKKKIEHSKPAIATRKSSELVLEEVNDCLPELIGGSADLTGSNGTKTSQMKSISSSDFSGRYLHYGIREHAMAAMMNGIALHKGLIPYSGTFMVFSDYSRPAIRLASLMGIRVIHVLTHDSIGVGEDGPTHQPVEHLAALRAIPNLLVFRPADSVETLECWQKALKEKSRPSVISLSRQNLPFLREKSEEENLCSFGAYNYINCPNAQVTIFSSGSELKIAAEACKLLSNRNISTRVVSVSCFELFFEQSDRYREQIIGSSPIKIAVEAGIRQGWDAFIGSDGFFVGMKGFGASGSCDMLYQHFGIDAVTIVDIVEKKISR; encoded by the coding sequence ATGGCAAATGCTGTTAGATTCTTATCAATAGATGCTATAGAGAATGTCAATTCTGGACATCCTGGTTTGCCGATGGGAATGGCAGATGTTATCACTGTTCTTTTTACAGAATTTATGACTTTTGATCCTAAACATCCGTTTTGGCCAAATCGGGATCGTTTTGTTTTGTCAGCAGGGCATGGATCTATACTATACTACTCTTTACTCTATCTTCTAGGTTATCAAGATATAACAATTGATGATATAAAAAGATTTCGAACAATTGGCTCTAAAGCAGCAGGTCATCCCGAATATGGTTTTTTTTCTGGTGTCGAAGCAACGACTGGTCCTTTGGGGCAAGGAATTGCCAATGCTGTTGGGATGGCTATTGCAGAGCGTAAATTAAGGGATGAATTTGGTGGTTTGTTAATCGATCATCACACCTATGTATTGGTTGGTGATGGTTGTTTAATGGAAGGTATAAGCCAAGAAGCAATTTCGTTAGCAGGACATCTTGGATTAAGTAAATTAATTGTGCTTTGGGATAATAATGGTATTTCGATAGATGGTTCTATTTCTTTTGCAGACTCTACGGATCAACATGCTAGATTTCGTGCTTCTGGATGGAATACGATTTCTGTTAATGGACATGATCATCAAGCTGTAATATCTGCTCTTAGAGAATCTCAGAAATCCGACAAACCAACGATGATTGCTTGTGAAACAATTATTGGTTTTGGATCTCCTGGTAAAGCAGGGACAAATAAAGTACATGGCTCTGCGTTGGGCCCAGAAGAAACAAAAGCTACTCGTAAAGCATTGAATTGGGATTTAGATCCCTTTTGTATTCCTGATGATATAATGCAAAAATGGCGCTTAGCCGGATTACGTTCTTCTAAATCAAGAGAAGATTGGCAAGGACGATTTTATTCCGTTGATCGTAGTGTTCAGAAAGAGTTTGAACGACGATTTTCAGATGAACTCCCTGATTGTTTTGATAATACCTTTATGAATTTGAAGAAAAAAATTGAACATTCTAAGCCTGCAATTGCTACTAGAAAATCTTCTGAACTTGTTTTAGAGGAGGTGAATGATTGTTTGCCAGAACTCATAGGAGGATCAGCAGATCTTACTGGTTCTAATGGCACGAAAACTAGTCAAATGAAATCCATTTCGAGTAGTGATTTTTCAGGCCGTTATTTGCATTATGGTATTCGTGAGCACGCAATGGCTGCTATGATGAATGGGATAGCATTGCACAAGGGATTGATCCCATATTCAGGAACATTCATGGTATTTTCTGATTATAGTCGTCCTGCAATAAGATTAGCATCTTTGATGGGGATTAGGGTAATTCATGTTTTGACGCATGATTCTATAGGGGTAGGAGAAGATGGTCCTACACATCAACCTGTAGAACATTTAGCAGCATTAAGAGCTATTCCTAATCTTTTAGTCTTTAGACCCGCAGATTCAGTAGAGACACTGGAATGTTGGCAAAAAGCTCTTAAGGAAAAGAGTCGTCCATCTGTGATATCGTTGTCCAGACAAAATTTGCCGTTTCTTCGTGAAAAATCTGAAGAAGAAAATTTATGTTCTTTCGGGGCGTATAACTATATAAATTGTCCTAATGCACAGGTTACCATTTTTTCTTCAGGTTCTGAATTAAAAATTGCCGCAGAAGCATGTAAATTATTGTCAAATCGTAATATTTCTACTCGTGTGGTATCAGTTTCTTGTTTTGAATTGTTTTTTGAGCAATCAGATAGGTATCGTGAGCAGATTATAGGATCATCTCCGATTAAGATCGCAGTTGAGGCAGGCATACGTCAAGGGTGGGATGCTTTTATCGGATCTGATGGTTTTTTCGTTGGGATGAAGGGTTTTGGAGCATCAGGATCTTGTGATATGCTTTATCAACATTTTGGCATCGATGCTGTCACAATTGTTGATATAGTAGAAAAAAAAATATCAAGGTAA
- the gap gene encoding type I glyceraldehyde-3-phosphate dehydrogenase, with product MVRKVAINGFGRIGRCILRSAVESGRDDIRITAINDLNPIEKIAHLLRYDSVHGRFPREVKVIGDVIDVGLGPIKVTNIRDPHDLPWDDVDVAMECTGFFVTKDQASIHLSNGSKRVLVSAPCKGIEKTIVYGVNHQSLNKDDFVVSNASCTTNCLVPLVHVIDKKFGIEKGYMTTVHSYTGDQHILDAGHSDLYRARSAAISMIPTSTGAAKAVELVLPNLKGKLDGSSIRVPTPNVSLVDLTCVVSRSVSVDEINVAMKSFSEGELKNILGYVSQPLVSIDFNHTTYSSIFAADQTKVVSNNLLRVMSWYDNEWGFSNRMLDTSSVMANLS from the coding sequence ATGGTTCGTAAAGTTGCTATAAATGGTTTTGGTCGTATTGGACGATGTATTCTTCGTTCCGCAGTTGAATCAGGACGAGATGATATTAGGATTACGGCGATTAATGATCTTAATCCTATAGAGAAGATTGCTCATTTGTTGCGATATGATTCGGTGCATGGAAGATTTCCAAGAGAGGTAAAAGTTATAGGTGATGTCATAGATGTTGGTTTAGGGCCTATAAAGGTAACTAACATTCGTGATCCACATGATTTACCATGGGATGATGTTGATGTGGCTATGGAGTGTACTGGTTTTTTTGTAACTAAAGATCAAGCTTCTATACATTTATCGAATGGTTCTAAGCGTGTTTTGGTATCTGCGCCATGTAAAGGAATAGAAAAAACTATTGTTTATGGTGTAAATCACCAATCATTAAATAAAGATGATTTTGTTGTTTCAAACGCTTCTTGTACCACTAATTGTTTAGTGCCACTGGTTCATGTTATAGATAAAAAATTTGGGATTGAAAAAGGTTATATGACGACTGTTCATTCCTATACAGGTGATCAGCATATTTTAGATGCAGGACATAGTGATCTTTATCGTGCACGATCAGCAGCTATATCAATGATCCCCACATCTACTGGCGCGGCTAAAGCGGTAGAGTTAGTTTTGCCAAATCTTAAAGGTAAGTTAGATGGTTCATCTATTCGAGTTCCTACGCCTAATGTATCTCTAGTGGATTTAACATGTGTAGTAAGTCGTAGTGTGAGTGTTGATGAAATTAATGTAGCGATGAAATCTTTCTCCGAAGGAGAGTTAAAAAATATTTTAGGCTATGTTTCTCAGCCATTGGTGTCTATAGATTTTAATCATACTACCTATTCATCTATATTTGCTGCTGATCAGACGAAGGTGGTTTCTAATAATCTTCTTCGTGTTATGTCTTGGTACGATAATGAATGGGGTTTTTCTAATCGCATGTTGGATACATCGTCTGTAATGGCGAATCTTTCGTAG
- a CDS encoding YebC/PmpR family DNA-binding transcriptional regulator, protein MAGHSQFKNIMHRKERKDALRSKIFSKLSREITVSAKLSGQNPLENPRLRLAIQNAKNQSMPKENIDRAIKKAGSDDLDNYTNIRYEGYGPEGVAIIIEALTDNRNRTASNIRSIFTKANGSLGSTGSATRFFEQVGEIIYHSTIGDYNTAMDAAIEADASEVILENQEYIFYCDFHDIGSTSNKLEEKIGEAQSINVIWKPLNFIRISNADKVKSIIKMIDSLEEDDDIQSVYSNLEIADEAMKNSSF, encoded by the coding sequence ATGGCTGGACATTCTCAATTCAAAAACATTATGCATCGCAAAGAACGAAAAGACGCTCTCCGATCAAAAATATTTTCTAAGTTATCTCGTGAAATAACAGTATCAGCTAAATTGTCTGGACAAAATCCATTAGAAAATCCACGCCTAAGATTAGCTATTCAAAATGCTAAAAATCAATCAATGCCCAAAGAAAACATCGACCGTGCCATTAAAAAAGCCGGGAGCGACGATCTAGATAATTATACTAATATTCGATACGAAGGATATGGACCTGAAGGCGTTGCTATCATTATTGAGGCCTTAACTGATAATCGCAATCGTACAGCATCTAACATACGATCTATTTTTACTAAAGCCAATGGCTCTCTTGGGTCTACAGGATCTGCAACCCGCTTCTTTGAACAAGTCGGAGAAATTATTTACCACTCAACAATTGGAGATTATAATACAGCCATGGATGCGGCCATTGAAGCGGATGCTTCCGAAGTAATACTAGAAAATCAAGAGTACATCTTTTACTGTGATTTTCACGATATAGGATCGACTTCTAATAAATTAGAAGAAAAAATAGGTGAAGCACAGAGCATCAACGTTATATGGAAACCCTTAAATTTTATACGAATATCAAATGCAGATAAAGTAAAGTCTATCATAAAAATGATTGACAGCCTTGAAGAAGATGACGATATCCAAAGTGTTTACTCTAATCTTGAAATCGCAGATGAGGCAATGAAAAACAGCTCTTTCTAA